A region of Bacillota bacterium DNA encodes the following proteins:
- a CDS encoding DUF559 domain-containing protein, translated as MEDDRIWEFLGTTDQKIRDAVLELAKALVLRLGEAVSKCESPIEMLLGIYLVAALVGSFPRITMIVSQKELETQHGTYRVDFWMTFADGKGPSLAIECDGHDFHERTKEQAARDRQRDRHLLEAGHHVLHFTGSEIWKDPQGCASEALRHFRGLCQESQT; from the coding sequence GTGGAAGATGACCGCATCTGGGAGTTCTTGGGGACGACGGACCAGAAGATCAGGGACGCCGTCCTCGAGCTGGCCAAAGCTCTCGTGCTCAGGCTTGGGGAAGCCGTATCCAAATGTGAGTCTCCAATCGAGATGCTGTTGGGCATCTATCTGGTCGCGGCCCTGGTGGGATCGTTCCCAAGGATCACCATGATTGTTTCTCAGAAGGAACTGGAAACGCAGCACGGCACCTATCGGGTTGACTTCTGGATGACCTTCGCTGACGGCAAGGGGCCCAGCCTGGCCATCGAGTGTGACGGCCACGACTTCCACGAACGGACCAAGGAGCAAGCCGCCCGCGACCGGCAGCGGGACCGCCACCTTCTCGAGGCCGGACACCACGTCCTCCACTTTACCGGCTCGGAAATCTGGAAGGACCCGCAAGGGTGCGCTTCGGAGGCCCTCAGACATTTTAGGGGCCTCTGCCAAGAGTCCCAGACTTAG
- a CDS encoding transglycosylase SLT domain-containing protein, which produces MTRRLLLSLACLALFLAVSPARAQAPPNHDAALPTIAEAESLALEAETLATRMEVTLTVLQAATSHGLPADVGMAVLAVSERYGLDPLLVCRVIEIESDWDPGAVSRSGAVGLMQVMSGTAAAMGFDPARLTEAEYNIEAGCRYLAEMVARFGLTAGLVAYNEGPRDVGRGSRSEYSAAVLQADADD; this is translated from the coding sequence ATGACCCGCCGCCTGCTCCTCAGCCTGGCCTGCCTCGCGCTCTTCCTCGCCGTCAGCCCGGCCCGCGCCCAGGCCCCACCTAACCACGATGCCGCGCTGCCAACGATAGCGGAGGCTGAGTCCTTAGCCCTTGAGGCCGAGACTTTAGCAACTAGGATGGAGGTCACGCTCACCGTCCTCCAGGCGGCCACGAGTCACGGGCTGCCGGCGGACGTAGGGATGGCGGTCCTGGCGGTGAGCGAGCGGTACGGCCTGGACCCTCTTCTCGTCTGCCGGGTGATTGAGATCGAGAGCGACTGGGATCCGGGCGCCGTCTCGCGGTCGGGCGCGGTAGGGCTCATGCAGGTGATGTCCGGGACGGCCGCGGCGATGGGGTTCGACCCCGCGAGGTTGACGGAGGCTGAGTACAACATCGAGGCCGGCTGCCGGTACCTCGCCGAGATGGTGGCGCGGTTCGGGCTCACCGCCGGCCTGGTGGCTTACAACGAGGGCCCCAGGGACGTGGGCCGGGGGTCCAGGAGCGAGTACAGCGCCGCCGTGCTCCAGGCGGACGCGGACGATTGA